In a single window of the Necator americanus strain Aroian chromosome X, whole genome shotgun sequence genome:
- a CDS encoding hypothetical protein (NECATOR_CHRX.G22906.T1), with translation MVLSHRTDIGQWETSSDRPLRADESHHCMHVEEKSSTPSGKTLITPKEQGKRKMPILKLQLDYVLTTNISLPDIRKSRAVWDIAFDSDHRPVLLSFIIWFQKRYWEAQHQPKPDMAALKDNERWMHKEVAPTSIS, from the coding sequence atggttctGTCCCATAGAACAGACATAGGACAATGGGAGACATCGTCTGATAGACCTTTGCGAGCAGACGAATCTCATCACTGCATGCACGTTGAAGagaaatcatcgacgccatcagggAAAACCCTAATAACGCCAAAAGAGCAGGGAAAGCGGAAGATGCCGattcttaaacttcagctcgactacgttctgacgacGAACATATCTTTgccagatatccgaaaatctagagctgtctgggacatcgcattcgattccgaccaccgcccagttcttctcagcttcataATATGGTTCCAGAAAAGATATTGGGAAGCTCAACACCAACCGAAGCCCGACATGGCAGCTTTGAAAGACAATGAAAGATGGATGCATAAGGAAGTTGCGCCAACGAGTATAAGCTGA
- a CDS encoding hypothetical protein (NECATOR_CHRX.G22907.T1) yields MQLAFLDFEAAFDSSHQGSILNALRADSPREYDKLISECPADIILAPSGCPLTDLEYADDVIFAESTTKLQHFVNLVSKLAPEYGLRLRPDKCKQMWISSRPRTGIRLDGQPIELVDEFCYLG; encoded by the exons atgcaattagcctttctggactttgaagccgctttcgactcttctCATCAAGGCAGTATTCttaacgcgctccgcgccgacaGTCCCAGggaa tacgACAAATTGATCAGTgagtgtcctgccgatatcattctagcaccatcagggtgccccttgactgatctcgagtacgccgacgatgttatattcgcggaaagcactactaaacttcaacattttgtcaaccttgtatcgaagttgGCTCCAGAATATGGattacgtctacgccctgataaatgcaagcagatgtggatctcttcgagacctcggaCGGGAATCAGgttggacggacaaccgatagaactcgtcgatgagttctgttacctaggctag
- a CDS encoding hypothetical protein (NECATOR_CHRX.G22908.T1), with the protein MKCFTRKSMWCTADETWKISISRTAIEGGKENRLRFFGHIIRRTADHVVRVLSSSGLSWKRPPGRERKFWTEVVKEALSALGVDGQFRRNIRFRRIWNNDEWIDSVQALAQDQEGWTDLCSRTIHLGEDAGNRVRR; encoded by the coding sequence atgaagtgCTTTACGCGGAAGTCAATGTGGTGCACCGCGGATGAGACGTGGAAAATATCAATATCTCGCACCGCCATCGAAGGTGGCaaagaaaatcgtcttcgcttctttggtcatataatAAGGAGAACAGCAGATCATGTTGTACGAGTTCTGAGTTCGTCGGGTTtgagctggaagaggccacctggccgagagcggaagttctggactgaagtGGTCAAAGAGGCCCTGAGCGCACTCGGCGTGGATGGGCAGTTCAGGCGAAATataaggtttcgcaggatatggaataacGACGAATGGATCGATtccgtgcaagctctcgcacaAGATCAGGAAGGATGGACAGatctatgttcaaggacgatacacctcggcgaagatgcgggtaaccGCGttaggcgatga
- a CDS encoding hypothetical protein (NECATOR_CHRX.G22908.T2): MWCTADETWKISISRTAIEGGKENRLRFFGHIIRRTADHVVRVLSSSGLSWKRPPGRERKFWTEVVKEALSALGVDGQFRRNIRFRRIWNNDEWIDSVQALAQDQEGWTDLCSRTIHLGEDAGNRVRR, from the coding sequence ATGTGGTGCACCGCGGATGAGACGTGGAAAATATCAATATCTCGCACCGCCATCGAAGGTGGCaaagaaaatcgtcttcgcttctttggtcatataatAAGGAGAACAGCAGATCATGTTGTACGAGTTCTGAGTTCGTCGGGTTtgagctggaagaggccacctggccgagagcggaagttctggactgaagtGGTCAAAGAGGCCCTGAGCGCACTCGGCGTGGATGGGCAGTTCAGGCGAAATataaggtttcgcaggatatggaataacGACGAATGGATCGATtccgtgcaagctctcgcacaAGATCAGGAAGGATGGACAGatctatgttcaaggacgatacacctcggcgaagatgcgggtaaccGCGttaggcgatga